From Besnoitia besnoiti strain Bb-Ger1 chromosome X, whole genome shotgun sequence, one genomic window encodes:
- a CDS encoding hypothetical protein (encoded by transcript BESB_018260), which yields MCFSGGTLWARALRRGAGTPGFSGSDGALRACDPRRQGGTKARSASVRSGAEVGGMTCSLRCDASPAEALQATSEGGRYAGLTAQSSGEGSGPAATQPAPLKSEDAEFPRLPTKRRRRGSSSSPEACVAAFPAQAADSSREEAEEPNGDRGRRGEGQEGPGEGGQARRERRRDIHAASSDLAGKREPEDMLAAEPRERGLRERLGNPEGGAPHGGGGKGDRKTNLSGAADWKTTDTAEATRTQDNSVGDGLPSASPLSPVPSGCSLSSPAGCSPDISMCAASPGFSRAPSAPFDCVARPDSSPLAPVSLPGPPCVISSSGGVRISSACAVSHPGSSSSSLAAGGGAASSSSAAQGQATPAAAGAIAPPTSASCATPLCFPLPLSAIPSSIGLYLDPFVRGPALPHCPSCADGEGLPSRLSSPPRSDSTPSSCSASLPSPTDGRHTPPEGANAGVCCCGFPRRPFPRLCLPPPRPVLPGLRRACPRLVPSVHPPPSRRSREAGLCDSAVPSPAAAISETVAGETSPVSPPRTSSTSTSPLSPAQSCRSGDSARVKSPSASSIPFSLFATQLCSRSLLAFIASEDGRLARWKQMLNNLQFGVRAFLNNPEVIYCRGLTRGAQSRLLHLLVNMLPLWIYLAVRPSRAGLDDCRDEGAGEPNRAVEPQRPSPEIKTEAAQRTRTDTPQAAESGGATEQRENVLVEDIDGVHGRQACCESGRLLRPRCQDAKRFLSSINEKGRQGSASSRVQRSGGPDEVNAEERVCRVGERSRGRRRTRSKTRLAGESIEHIHSGEQPVERDDDEPSSAAVVHSGRSGKDEGEGAASARPSGSRSVSRCKYATETDISVVPLQEAAADSREGETGDVSSEGRHTRESPLTEATRRRGKRTDGGKAGLDAAVASHGVREGAAVLSTAEERPESDGLQKRRGADVPEGREQALAADAVSVSPPRRAESLATACAVGPSSACSPTPPRVASSTPASPSPPERVPTQPRSTDSPESSMPPSSGASVLPPPAGTDACPSPPHPPSPGSVPSTSSFPPAAAPASCSAADGPRSLSEATPPSGPASLSRAVARGDSALLHASTAAAAAPRAAGPGRRTAVSVASQTSSAPRREGLASGGHAGNETKPASRQTPTEAATHGPQDQACGGSGGAASEACLSRDRTREGREPGRTAKVSDSGERPTREGDDADLGQERQATRSDAHGGRGKDADGGANRGPGAEDAVSEVNATKDVTRDAGPAQMGERRSAPERADVKEFPAHGGASQDSKPKSQDTRTAPQKGAERGVRRGRDVKEARGAASCGVASHEENPSLFPSALPVKTEKDDSVSQARPSLSLDSVCTPPSSRVSSPCAAGRVHLPCPPVANTEEASTEDAACLAEPSEKPQETESERPASASSLSSALASSARVPAPCAAQEAAKERAIHARVEAAPRGDVAYGEVAASRSRGRAPRTPRRCGVTGEREKRKLSEDGKKNRRDVADANPGSPGGHAQRRLSPRAPHDYAESPEADACSARATAAASVPDGVTGAAGSLWQSQDGRRGKRQRCCASAAMDAEMPQRSSALRRPAATARDATRGELASEARGNPHSEAEPLTTQGEGAEAANVVGDGPELEGRTDKAKNKEVKEALVEKIRATASTEAGAAEPVGKLEHLRRSGRIRKRVGDAREGAMEKPLARQAGDRGRRICGGPTQREAEQANGRGCSSCQEALLMRQRHDSRRFLGSSFLTPPSVVSARASSPHSPNASPSCSPSADSSPLWQLRSTPDPVERLEHLLLFYRRWLGDCRMGNPAREALLQHAELLLPDAFLFGLLRFFSHLSALEDAGFHQVKRMDAQPRRDRGRDADSSKAASECGQGRNCHKDEGNPEAVEAATGRDREDSRRCLSFSDARASSASCCGLARIASEIATGTEALCRSVLEGEETRVALERKKAISSSLLRGGSPNGSTTGGQSGGLSVVAGNSASTSVFPPLPLLKKETQKSTEVSLASAERRRFSGFGASVCASSCASSTSSSTPASPVRCRAAGAGRAGAQPPDAPSKQDAAAGRGRASTPSPSSRNRRRSSRAPTVSPPRRTRSQRSSSALASSTLVCSSVRRRRRGDGRSESLTRGGQAAHQRAPPPSCSSAVLLFSSPLSSRGRGGSAEDKVVKADACDAAKTDLFVSVEASCYLFSCSKISTLLATQIDALRTHPDSAALKKGCVSNAAAFSSARPPGNSPTSSAACSLSRCSTGPHGALTAAPALPVLACASSAPSPPVPALAPCAVWQCAFLSASSANLRSQLYRKLRELVVDFACVVGRLAAVHMDHRRCCLLRCRDLNAAARALDCLPSRALLLIVSQASSAEASLHARRGAGMSLRRQGEGKTTRKTDGKAGKLEPEDSLIQSHIQLMATERHLQGPVAPDRKAEREKDRKTRYSQAPPETEACNTPRGENVGEHESWPHKDGLSSRRRKQNLPSATLAERGKGHADEGGGGTSGEDAPRNLRHSTDPFLIRSEFATAVSSSDSDDSFCPSSSSSSEEDGDSSEDEVLRQWEMRAKSFPRPSRSWQPSSESDSSTFLVRIPWAGSAEACDETVMSSSALSASSPLPLTERSLSVADYLHHVAGCFCGCADSDFAPDEISASDEAEEDGDDDRDDEGLVYEEAEAEPNEQDLQDGEP from the exons ATGTGTTTTTCTGGCGGGACTCTCTGGgcacgcgcgctgcggcgtggcGCGGGCACGCCGGGGTTCTCAGGCTCAGATGGGGCGCTGAGAGCAT GCGACCCTCGCCGCCAGGGAGGAACGAAGGCCCGAAGTGCCTCGGTTCGTTCAGGAGCGGAGGTCGGCGGCATGACCTGCAGCTTGCGCTGTGACGCCTctcccgcagaggcgctgcaggctaCTTCGGAAGGGGGGCGCTATGCAGGTCTCACGGCTcagagcagcggcgagggcagcggacCTGCCGCCACCCAGCCAGCGCCGTTGAAGTCTGAAGATGCGGAATTCCCGCGGCTTCCGACCaaacggcggaggcgcggcagctcgtCGTCTCCAGAGGCGTGTGTCGCGGCGTTTCCGGCGCAAGCAGCAGACTcaagccgcgaggaggctgaggaGCCGAATGGCGACCGCGGGCGAAGGGGCGAAGGGCAGGAGGGGCCTGGAGAGGGAGgccaggcgcgcagagagcgacgccgagacatCCACGCGGCCTCGAGCGACCTCGCAGGAAAGCGAGAGCCAGAGGATATGCTTGCAGCTGAGCCGCGAGAAAGGGGGCTGCGTGAGAGGCTTGGCAACCCAGAGGGCGGGGCGCCtcacggaggaggaggcaagGGGGACCGAAAAACAAACTtgagcggcgctgcggatTGGAAGACGACCGACACAGCCGAGGCCACGAGGACGCAGGACAACTCCGTAGGGGATGGACTTCCCTCTGCGTCACCCCTCTCCCCCGTTCCTTCCGGCTGtagtctctcttctcctgctGGGTGCTCGCCTGATATCTCCATGTGTGCGGCTTCGCCCGGCTTCTCACGCGCACCGTCTGCGCCTTTTGACTGCGTCGCGAGACCCGACTCTTCACCACTTGCTCCTGTTTCCCTTCCGGGTCCCCCTTGCGTCATCTCGTCTTCTGGCGGCGTCCGCATTTCTTCGGCGTGTGCCGTTTCTCACCCGGgatcttcctcttcttctctggcggcgggcgggggtgctgcttcgtcgtcctctgcggcacAGGGGCAAGCTAcccccgctgccgctggcgccaTCGCTCCACCCACCTCTGCTTCCTGTGCGACGCCGTTGTgttttccgcttcctctctcggcaATTCCTTCTTCGATCGGCCTGTACTTGGACCCGTTCGTCCGCGGTCCAGCGCTGCCTCACTGCCCAAGTTGCGCTGACGGCGAGGGCTTGCCTTCCCGTCTTTCGTCACCGCCGCGCTCCGACTCAACGCCTTCCTCGTGCTCTGCCTCGTTGCCTTCTCCGACGGATGGAAGACACACGCCTCCTGAAGGTGCAAACGCTGgagtctgctgctgcggttttccgcggcgtcctttcccgcgcctgtgtctccctcctcctcgaccCGTTCTGCctgggctgcggcgggcgtgtCCTCGTTTGGTGCCGTCAGTGcatcctccgccttcgcgtcgttCGCGTGAGGCAGGTCTCTGCGACAGCGCCGTGCCCTCACCTGCTGCGGCCATTTCTGAGACGGTCGCCGGGGAGACGTCTCCTGTGAGTCCCCCGCGGACGTCTTCCACGTCGACTTCgcccctctcgcctgcgcagtcCTGTAGATCTGGTGATTCGGCACGCGTGAAATCtccgagcgcctcctcgatcccgttttctctcttcgctaCCCAGCTGTGTTCGCGCAGTCTGCTGGCTTTCATTGCGAGCGAGGACGGTCGACTGGCGCGCTGGAAGCAAATGCTTAACAACCTGCAGTTTGGGGTCAGGGCCTTCTTGAACAACCCCGAAGTGATCTACTGCCGCGGCCTGACTCGCGGCGCACagtcgcgcctgctgcatctgcttgTGAACATGCTCCCTCTGTGGATCTACCTCGCTGTGAGGCCCTCTCGCGCCGGGCTTGACGACTgccgagacgaaggcgcgggcgaacCGAACCGGGCGGtagagccgcagaggccttcGCCGGAGATTAAGACTGAGGCCGCCCAGCGGACGCGAACCGACACaccgcaggcagcggagagcggTGGAGCGACAGAGCAGCGAGAAAACGTACTGGTGGAAGACATAGACGGCGTACACGGCAGGCAAGCATGCTGTGAGAGCGGGCGTTTACTACGGCCCCGGTGTCAGGACGCGAAACGCTTTCTTTCGTCCATCAACGAGAAAGGTCGGCAAGGTAGCGCGAGTAGCCGAGTGCAGCGGAGCGGAGGCCCAGATGAAGTGAATGCCGAGGAACGGGTCTGCAGAGTTGGGGAGCGCTcgcgggggaggcgccgAACTCGCAGTAAGACGAGGCTCGCTGGAGAAAGCATAGAACATATCCATTCAGGGGAACAGCCCGTCGAAAGGGATGATGACGAGCCAAGTTCTGCCGCGGTGGTGCACTCCGGGAGAAGCGGGAAGGATGAAGGCGAGggtgcggcgagcgcgcgaccCAGCGGATCGCGAAGCGTGTCACGCTGCAAGTACGCGACAGAGACCGACATTTCCGTCGTCCCTTTgcaagaggcagcagcggacaGCAGGGAGGGCGAGACTGGCGACGTGTCGAGTGAAGGGCGGCATACCCGCGAAAGTCCGTTGACAGAGGCCACTCGACGTCGTGGGAAGCGGACCGACGGAGGCAAAGCTGGTCTCgacgccgcggtcgcctcccATGGGGTGCGAGAAGGGGCGGCGGTTCTATCCacagcagaggagaggccAGAAAGCGACGGTCTAcaaaagagaagaggcgcggatGTCCCAGAGGGACGTGAGCAGGCTCTTGCAGCTGATGCCGTTTCTGTTTCACCTCCGCGTAGGGCAGAAAGCCTCGCGACCGCATGTGCTGTGGGAccgtcctctgcgtgttcgccgacgccgccccgTGTGGCCTCTTCGAcccctgcttcgccttcgcctccggagcGCGTTCCCACGCAACCGCGTTCCACTGACTCACCGGAGTCATCCATGCCGCCCTCATCTGGGGCGTCCGTGctccctccgccggctgGGACTGACGCCtgtccgtctccgccgcatcCGCCTTCTCCAGGCAGCGTTCCATCGACATCGTCCTTTccacccgcggcggcgcctgcctcgtgcTCCGCGGCGGATGGGCCCCGGTCGCTGTCTGAGGCCACGCCGCCTTCGGGCCCTGCCTCTCTATCCCGCGCCGTAGCACGCGGCGACTCAGCTTTGCTGCATGCGTCaaccgccgctgctgccgctccgcGTGCGGCTGGTCCTGGTCGGCGCACAGCTGTCTCTGTGGCGTCTCAGACGTCTtcagctcctcgccgcgaggggCTGGCGTCCGGCGGCCACGCAGGCAACGAAACAAAGCCAGCTTCCAGACAAACtccgacggaggcggcgacgcacggGCCACAGGATCAAGCCTGCGggggaagcggaggcgctgcgtctgaggcctgtctctcgcgagACAGGACACGCGAGGGGCGCGAGCCTGGTCGAACGGCCAAGGTGTCAGATTCTGGAGAGCGCCCAAcccgagaaggagacgacgcagatcTCGGCCAAGAGAGGCAAGCGACACGAAGCGACGCCCACGGGGGAAGGGGAAAGGAcgcagacggaggcgcgAACCGAGGACCTGGTGCGGAAGATGCCGTGAGCGAAGTAAATGCCACCAAGGACGTCACGCGGGATGCGGGACCCGCCCAGATGGGAGAGCGCAGGTCGGCTCCGGAACGCGCAGATGTAAAGGAGTTCCCAGCCCACGGAGGGGCGAGCCAAGACAGCAAACCAAAGAGTCAAGATACACgcaccgcgccgcagaaaggTGCAGAGAGAGGTGTGCGTCGGGGGAGAGACGTCAAAGAGGCACGCGGTGCTGCTTCGTGCGGCGTGGCCTCGCATGAAGAGAATCCGTCCCTGTTTCCTTCAGCTCTACCTGTGAAAACAGAGAAGGACGACAGCGTTTCCCAAGCGCGCCCTTCCCTCTCGTTGGATTCCGTCTGTACTCCTCCATCATCTCGCGTCAGTTCCCCGTGTGCTGCCGGCAGGGTGCACCTACCCTGTCCACCCGTGGCAAACACCGAGGAAGCAAGcaccgaggacgcggcgtgTCTCGCAGAGCCCAGCGAGAAGCCACAGGAAACAGAAAGTGAACGgcctgcgtcggcgtcttctttgTCGTCTGCTTTGGCTTCGTCCGCACGCGTCCCTGCGCCGTGCGCCGCCCAggaagccgcgaaggagcgaGCAATTCACGCGCGGGTTGAGGCGGCACCCCGCGGGGATGTGGCCTATGGCGAGGTTGCTGCTTCCCGCTCGCgtgggcgcgcgccgcggacgccgcggaggtgTGGTGTCACAGGGGAACGGGAAAAACGCAAACTGAGTGAGGACGGGAAGAAAAACAGGCGCGACGTCGCAGACGCGAACCCAGGTTCTCCAGGTGGGCATGCACAAAGACGGTTAtcgccacgcgcgcctcaCGACTATGCCGAGTCGCCAGAAGCTGACGCATGCTCCgcccgcgcgacggccgcggcctcagtTCCAGATGGCGTAACGGGAGCCGCTGGCAGCTTGTGGCAGAGTCAAGATGGCAGACGTGGGAAGCGGCAAAGATGCTGCGCAAGCGCGGCGATGGACGCGGAGATGCCTCAGCGGAGCTCAGCGTTGAGACGGCCTGCGGCAACAGCTCGCGACGCGACACGAGGAGAACTCGCAAGCGAAGCGAGGGGGAACCCACACTCCGAGGCAGAGCCGCTGACAACCCAGGGAGAGGGAGCCGAAGCGGCGAACGTGGTGGGGGATGGACCCGAACTCGAGGGGAGAACAGACAAAGCGAAGAACAAGGAGGTCAAGGAAGCGCTGGTCGAAAAAATCCGTGCAACAGCATcgacagaggcaggcgccgcagagcccgtAGGAAAGCTCGAGCATCTGAGGAGATCGGGCAGAATACGGAAGAGAgtgggagacgcgcgcgaaggcgcgatgGAGAAGCCGCTTGCGAGACAGGCTGGCGACAGGGGCAGGCGCATCTGTGGCGGCCCAACACAACGAGAGGCAGAGCAGGCGAACGGCcggggctgcagcagctgtcaGGAGGCTTTGCTCATGAGACAGAGGCATGACAGTAGACGCTTTCTCGGTTCGTCCTTTCTGACGCCACCGAGTGTCGTGTCGGCCCGTGCTTCGTCTCCGCATTCGCCGaatgcgtcgccctcgtgtTCGCCGTCCGCTGACTCTTCACCTCTCTGGCAGCTGCGGTCCACACCGGATCCTGTGGAACGCTTGGAGCATCTGCTTCTCTTCTATCGCCGGTGGCTGGGCGACTGCCGAATGGGGAATCCAGCTAGAGAAGCCCTGCTGCAGCATGCTGAGCTGCTTCTCCCTGATGCCTTCCTCTTTGGACTTCTTCGTTTCTTTTCTCacctctccgccctcgaaGATGCCGGCTTCCACCAAGTGAAGCGCATGGACGCACAGCCaaggcgcgaccgcggccgagacgcagacagTTCGAAAGCGGCAAGCGAGTGCGGACAAGGACGAAATTGCCACAAAGACGAGGGGAACCCTGAAGCGGTAGAAGCGGCCACAGGAAGGGATAGAGAGGATAGTCGTCGTTGTCTTTCTTTCAGTGATGcccgcgcttcttctgcgtcgtgcTGCGGTCTCGCCCGAATTGCGTCCGAGATCGCCACAGGCACTGAAGCGCTCTGTCGATCCGTCttggaaggcgaagaaaccAGGGTTGCGCTGGAACGCAAAAAGGCAATTTCatcgtctcttcttcgtggaGGTTCGCCGAACGGCTCTACCACAGGGGGCCAAAGCGGCGGTCTATCCGTGGTCGCCGGCAATTCAGCCTCGACGAGCGTCTTCCcacctctgcctctgctaaaaaaggagacgcagaagtcAACCGAAGTCTCGCTTGCATCTGCAGAACGGCGACGGTTTTCGGGTTTtggcgcgtctgtctgcgcaTCCTCGTGTGCGTCTTCTACTTCGTCCTCTACGCCTGCGAGCCCTgttcgctgtcgcgccgcgggcgctggcaGAGCTGGCGCCCAGCCGCCTGATGCTCCGTCCAAGCAGGACGCAGCTGCCGGGCGTGGCAGGGCCAGtacgccttcgccctcgtcgcgaaATCGACGCCGTTCATCCAGGGCACCCACAGTGTCGCCGCCAAGACGAACGCGGTCCCAgcgttcttcgtctgcgctcgCTTCGTCCACTCTTGTGTGTTCGTCCgtccggaggcggcggcgcggagacgggagGTCTGAGTCACTAACTAGAGGCGGGCAGGCTGCGCACcaacgcgcgccgcctccttcgtgTTCTTCGGCAGTTTtgcttttctcctctcccttGTCTTCGCGGGGTCGCGGAGGCTCCGCAGAGGACAAAGTGGTCAAGGCGGACGCttgcgacgccgcgaaaaCGGACCTGTTTGTGTCCGTCGAAGCGAGCTGTTACTTGTTTAGCTGCAGCAAAATCTCGACTCTACTAGCCACGCAAAtcgacgcgctgcgcacACATCCAGACAGCGCCGCTTTGAAGAAGGGCTGTGTCTCCAACGCAGCAGCTTTCTCGAGCGCAAGGCCGCCCGGAAACTCGCCCACTTCGAGTGCGGCGTGCAGTTTGTCTCGCTGTTCCACCGGACCGCATGGCGCATTGACGGCGGCTCCAGCCCTCCCTGTCCTCGCctgtgcgtcgtctgcgccttcgccgcccgtGCCTGCTCTGGCGCCGTGTGCAGTGTGGCAGTGCGCCTTCCTGTCCGCCAGCTCAGCCAACCTGCGTTCACAGCTGTACCGAAAACTCCGCGAGCTTGTCGTCgacttcgcctgcgtcgtcggcagACTGGCCGCTGTCCACATGGACCATCGCCGGTGCTGTCTGCTCAGGTGCCGGGATCTGAATGCGGCCGCCCGGGCTTTGGATTGTCTTCCTAGCCGCGCACTGCTTCTGATTGTGTCACAGGCGAGCTCGGCGGAGGCATCCTTGCACGCTCGTCGAGGCGCGGGGATGAGCCTGAGGCGCCAAGGAGAGGGAAAGACGACGCGAAAGACAGATGGAAAGGCAGGCAAGCTAGAACCCGAGGACAGCCTCATACAGTCGCATATCCAGCTTATGGCAACAGAAAGGCATCTCCAGGGGCCCGTCGCTCCCGACAGGAAGGCGGAGCGggaaaaagacagaaaaacgcgGTATAGCCAGGCTCCGCCAGAGACGGAAGCGTGTAACACGCCTCGGGGCGAAAACGTTGGGGAACACGAATCTTGGCCGCACAAGGACGGCCTGAGCAGCCGGCGTAGAAAACAGAATCTGCCTTCTGCGACACTTGCCGAGCGCGGGAAAGGGCATGCAGAtgaaggaggggggggcacATCGGGAGAGGATGCGCCACGGAATCTCCGGCATTCTACAGATCCGTTTTTGATAAGGAGTGAATTCGCAACTGCCGTCTCAAGCAGTGATTCCGACGATAGCTTCTGTCCTTCATCATCCTCCTCTTccgaagaggacggcgatTCGTCTGAAGATGAGGTTTTGCGTCAGTGGGAAATGCGAGCGAAATCGTTCCCTCGGCCTTCGCGGTCGTGGCAGCCCTCTTCCGAATCGGACTCTTCGACGTTCCTTGTGAGAATCCCTTGGGCGGGCAGTGCGGAAGCATGCGACGAAACAGTAATGAGTTCCTCTGCGTtatctgcgtcttcgcctttgcCTCTGACTGAAAGGTCCCTCTCTGTAGCGGATTATTTGCACCACGTCGCTGGGTGTTTCTGCGGATGCGCCGACTCCGATTTCGCCCCCGACGAAATCTCCGCCTCAGACGAAGCCGAGGAAGACGGTGACGACGACCGGGACGACGAGGGTCTGGTCTACGAAGAAGCCGAGGCTGAACCCAATGAGCAAGATCTACAAGACGGCGAACCATAA
- a CDS encoding hypothetical protein (encoded by transcript BESB_018270) — protein MASWAYRAARSSVGDAAGRPTKPRGRRLSAEKAEPYGSSDSAGLMGHMYATTYTPSGRPQEPSFVTSPGPAAAAPGRQDGDGAADITVSPYGLPQTVAYAIGRLQSLLSQLNAQEFVDVQTMVRWPVRARLLAERMQHLSQVLQQMSVIRQPRKEQNVRRQLRECRDQIELLYWKAQRHSMLVARRRKLKDQVASALVYLQGMDSLGIETEQLLTAGGMAPLFTVSDLEAAAITEENVLSKIRCARHEAAAGFLDPRHNSVAGRYLLTTSQWQELSLVPPSLVEQSEGADGSLREDRKLSARLPELLAWLRKGANAFQRRHEEQRTAGHHFSEEAVRKIEDHWLRQRHRLEAAGLGPVFGTNCWEGPVSSAAVLKEGVEMALGPHLSSSLVGSALMTKNSAALQVALEVLLGLQKDTQAGSGGDGGAGTGGGLPAGRSAGHSTDGRPFGAETLPVSLPGITPTPTLDEGIKKVGLRLERGTWQPDGQKHKTKHTRRGDSIPSEQPNTVEVGHEAPLALPSLHAPMLSGSPGQPHLPQFSQRGIGPLLYPQSPVVPTGPLHDAARAWSALRHLGNLYSEGQPAWPSRPAQPVSQFRPFPHPSPQPVEAPSILTLPPHSHLPIAGFQTKPTRDGRLLDQLLGDGTPPDLLQ, from the coding sequence ATGGCATCCTGGGCTTATCGTGCTGCCCGATCCAGCGTGGGCGATGCCGCGGGACGACCAACCAagccgcgagggaggcgcctgTCTGCTGAGAAAGCGGAACCATACGGCAGTAGTGACAGCGCCGGGCTGATGGGCCACATGTATGCCACAACTTACACACCTAGCGGAAGACCACAAGAGCCAAGCTTTGTGACTTCCCCGGGaccagcggctgccgccccgGGAAGGCAGGACGGGGATGGCGCGGCGGATATCACTGTTTCACCTTATGGCCTGCCGCAGACGGTTGCGTATGCCATCGGTCGCCTTCAGTCGCTACTCTCTCAACTCAATGCACAGGAGTTCGTTGACGTACAAACAATGGTGAGATGGCCTGTCCGTGCTCGCCTGCTAGCAGAACGCATGCAGCACTTGTCCCAGGTACTGCAGCAGATGAGCGTGATACGCCAGCCTAGGAAGGAACAGAATGTCAGAAGACAGCTTCGCGAGTGCCGTGATCAGATCGAGTTGCTGTATTGGAAGGCGCAACGGCACAGCATGCTGGTGGCACGCCGACGCAAGCTTAAGGATCAAGTCGCCTCGGCTCTAGTTTATCTTCAAGGGATGGATTCGCTCGGCATAGAAACGGAACAGTTGCTGACCGCCGGAGGCATGGCACCGCTGTTTACTGTCTCAGACCTCGAAGCAGCAGCCATCACCGAGGAGAACGTTTTGTCGAAGATCCGCTGCGCACGGcacgaggcggcagcaggctTTCTTGACCCGAGGCATAACTCCGTAGCTGGCAGGTATCTTCTAACCACGTCACAGTGGCAGGAATTGTCGCTCGTGCCACCATCACTGGTGGAACAAAGTGAGGGCGCGGACGGTTCGCTGCGAGAAGATAGAAAGCTATCAGCGCGGCTACCTGAGCTTCTTGCGTGGCTGAGAAAGGGAGCGAACGCTTTCCAGCGACGCCATGAAGAGCAGCGAACTGCTGGGCATCACTTCAGCGAGGAAGCGGTGCGAAAGATTGAGGACCATTGGTTGCGTCAGCGTCACAGATTGGAGGCAGCGGGGCTGGGACCAGTGTTTGGAACCAACTGTTGGGAGGGCCCTgtttcctccgccgctgtcCTCAAGGAAGGTGTTGAAATGGCGTTGGGGCCCCATCTATCATCAAGCCTTGTTGGGTCTGCATTGATGACGAAGAATAGCGCAGCGCTGCAGGTTGCTCTTGAAGTCCTTCTAGGACTTCAGAAAGACACACAAGCTGGCAGCGGAGGAGATGGCGGAGCAGGGACGGGTGGGGGCCTTCCTGCGGGGAGATCCGCGGGGCACTCAACTGATGGAAGACCCTTCGGCGCTGAGACTCTTCCTGTTTCGCTGCCGGGAATAACTCCCACTCCGACGCTCGATGAAGGCATAAAGAAGGTGGGACTACGATTAGAGAGAGGAACATGGCAACCAGATGGACAAAAACACAAAACAAAGCACACCCGCCGAGGTGACTCCATCCCTAGTGAACAACCCAACACTGTAGAGGTGGGTCATGAAGCACCTCTCGCTTTACCTTCATTGCATGCACCCATGCTTTCGGGTAGCCCTGGCCAACCTCACTTACCTCAATTCTCACAGCGTGGTATAGGACCTCTACTGTACCCGCAGTCTCCAGTTGTGCCTACCGGCCCCCTGCACGACGCCGCACGGGCGTGGAGCGCCCTTAGACATCTCGGGAATCTGTACAGCGAGGGGCAGCCGGCATGGCCTTCACGACCTGCTCAACCAGTGAGCCAGTTTCGTCCATTCCCTCATCCTTCCCCACAACCGGTTGAGGCGCCGTCCATCCTCACGTTGCCGCCACATTCGCATCTCCCGATAGCAGGTTTCCAGACTAAACCCACCAGGGACGGCAGACTGCTCGACCAGCTGTTGGGCGACGGCACGCCTCCCGACCTCCTACAATAA